In Ammoniphilus sp. CFH 90114, a genomic segment contains:
- a CDS encoding NRDE family protein, which translates to MCIILFSYQNHPQYRFVVAANRDEYYQRPTAPASFWEDYPFFLAGRDLEKMGTWMGITKTGRFAAITNYRDPSVLLADARSRGELVSDYLIGHDSPDAYLKKVKNNSRSYQGFNLLVGDLEHLWYYSWLSNSIDEVTPGIHGLSNAELNTTWPKVEKGKQLLHSCLQKPTLNKDCLFEVLADEKQVKDESLPDTGVGIEWERILSPVFIASANYGTRSSTLMTIDYENRVTYTERTFLSSKEKAEEVSFTFATQT; encoded by the coding sequence ATGTGTATTATTCTTTTTTCCTATCAAAATCACCCGCAGTATCGTTTCGTGGTTGCCGCGAATCGCGATGAATATTATCAGCGGCCGACTGCACCGGCATCCTTCTGGGAAGATTATCCTTTTTTTTTAGCTGGAAGAGACCTGGAGAAAATGGGAACTTGGATGGGAATCACCAAGACAGGTAGATTTGCCGCAATTACTAATTATCGTGATCCTTCAGTTCTTCTAGCGGATGCACGCTCCAGGGGGGAGTTAGTCAGCGACTATCTCATCGGCCATGATTCTCCTGATGCTTATCTTAAGAAAGTGAAAAATAACAGTCGTTCTTACCAAGGCTTTAATCTGCTCGTTGGTGATCTTGAACATTTGTGGTACTATTCCTGGCTTAGTAATTCCATAGATGAAGTCACTCCTGGTATTCATGGCCTGAGTAATGCCGAGCTTAACACCACCTGGCCCAAAGTGGAAAAAGGAAAGCAACTTCTCCATTCATGCCTCCAAAAGCCAACCCTGAATAAGGATTGCCTGTTTGAAGTGCTTGCGGATGAGAAGCAGGTGAAGGATGAAAGTCTACCGGACACGGGTGTAGGTATAGAATGGGAACGCATCTTATCCCCCGTGTTTATTGCAAGTGCGAACTATGGCACGCGTTCGTCTACGCTCATGACCATAGACTATGAGAATCGGGTAACCTATACAGAAAGAACGTTCCTGTCCAGCAAAGAAAAAGCGGAAGAGGTTTCCTTTACTTTTGCAACTCAAACTTGA
- a CDS encoding DUF421 domain-containing protein, translating to MSIHYLWESIILLFVSIILLRIAGKKSVAQMTPVETIVILAIGTTMGHAIKENKLWQVIMVLAVFVFTLIIIQRVQLTFNKFEHYLVGQATIVIENGAIVEHSLKKLRMTKEQLKMRIRQKGISYVSDIRIGTIEANGEFGFELMPHARPVTNEQLNKMLGKEDKNLTMKSGNIFDEIREK from the coding sequence ATGAGTATACACTACCTATGGGAATCTATAATCCTGCTTTTTGTGAGTATTATTTTATTAAGAATAGCTGGGAAAAAGTCAGTTGCCCAGATGACTCCTGTAGAGACCATAGTCATACTAGCAATCGGTACAACAATGGGTCATGCGATTAAAGAAAATAAATTATGGCAAGTCATAATGGTATTAGCCGTTTTCGTTTTTACTCTAATCATCATTCAACGTGTCCAATTAACATTTAATAAATTTGAGCATTACCTTGTTGGACAGGCAACTATTGTTATAGAAAATGGGGCAATTGTGGAGCATAGTCTTAAAAAGTTACGGATGACAAAAGAGCAATTGAAGATGAGAATACGTCAAAAAGGCATCTCTTACGTGTCGGATATTCGTATTGGCACGATTGAAGCTAACGGCGAATTTGGTTTTGAACTGATGCCTCACGCACGACCTGTTACTAATGAGCAATTGAATAAAATGCTAGGTAAAGAAGATAAAAATTTAACCATGAAAAGTGGAAATATATTTGATGAAATCAGAGAAAAATAG
- a CDS encoding helix-turn-helix transcriptional regulator, giving the protein MAIIINIDVMLAKRKMSVTELSERVGITMANLSILKNGKAKAIRFSTLEAICKALECQPGDILEYKRDEDT; this is encoded by the coding sequence ATGGCAATAATCATCAACATTGATGTGATGCTGGCTAAAAGGAAAATGAGCGTAACAGAACTTTCGGAGAGGGTCGGAATAACGATGGCTAATCTTTCTATACTGAAAAATGGAAAGGCCAAAGCCATCCGATTTTCAACTTTAGAGGCCATTTGCAAGGCTTTAGAATGTCAGCCTGGAGATATTTTAGAGTACAAAAGGGACGAAGACACCTAG